Proteins co-encoded in one Cytophaga hutchinsonii ATCC 33406 genomic window:
- a CDS encoding efflux RND transporter permease subunit gives MKEFKVSSWSIDNKTSIYVLTIILSIFGLMSYFNMPKEQFPEIVFPQMYVATIYPGTSPSDMEKLVTKHIEKQVKGISGVKKITSNSIQDYSSVLVEFNTDVDVNIAKQKVKDAVDQAKNDLPTDLPDDPQVIEVDVSQVPIMGINLSGDYELSKLKKYADDMQDQIESMREIRRVDIIGAPEREIQINVDKYKMEAANITFSDIERAVQSQNLTISGGTIKMDGIKRNITVTGEFDEMDQINNLLILSQSGAKTYLKDILENGGVKDTYKEAESFARLNGKNVITLNVIKRGGMNLIDASDKIQELIANQQKTKLPDGLKITITGDQSDATRTTLHDLINTIIIGFILVVIILMFFMGTTNAIFVGLSVPLSMAIAFIVLPTMGITLNMIVLFAFLLALGIVVDDAIVVIENTHRIYENGKVPIKQAAKQAAGEVFMPVFSGTMTTLAPFVPLLFWKGIIGKFMYFLPVTLIVTLLASLLVAYIINPVFAVDFMKPHAHDESHKKITRGYIITMIVFAVIALLGYAAGSFGFGNFVVVLALLYSLNKFVLIDVIQHFQDDIWPGVQNKYEKVLEWCLVGARPFLLLGGIVFMFIFSIILTGIVKPKVVFFPSSDPNFIYAYINLPIGTDQSYTDSISQVVENRIFKVIGHENPIVSSVITNVAIGAGDANEMDLSTAPHKAKVTVAFVEFAHRKGESTVPYLGKIREAVKGIPGTQIIVDQEQGGPPTGKEINIEIIGDDYDELIEVSEKLKRTIDNSGIQGIEDLKSDVVKNKPEIVIDIDKEKANAEGVSVAQIGMELRYAVFGKDVSKFRDKDDEYDIELRYTFGQRTNIDDLMNSKITFRDMNMGGAIRQIPLSSIAKARFDNSYGGIKRKNQRRIVTLSSNVLSGANSNEINAEIKKLIPGFKKPTEVLIQLTGAQEEQAETGAFLGMAMLTSFIMILFILVTQFNSISKPLLIISEIGFSVIGVLLGVAIFGMSISVVMTGVGIIALAGIVVRNGIILVEFTDIIMEEGHDLKYAIVHAGKVRMTPVLLTATATILGLIPLAVGLNIDFVRLFAEGNPHIFFGGDSVAFWGPLAWTMIHGLAFATFLTLILVPIMYYINYKASRKIKGWFGVKVEKLS, from the coding sequence ATGAAAGAGTTTAAAGTCAGTAGCTGGTCCATTGATAATAAGACAAGTATTTATGTACTCACCATCATCCTTTCGATTTTTGGTTTGATGTCTTATTTCAATATGCCCAAAGAGCAATTCCCTGAGATCGTATTTCCTCAGATGTATGTTGCTACCATATATCCCGGTACTTCGCCAAGTGATATGGAGAAGTTGGTTACCAAGCACATTGAAAAACAGGTAAAGGGTATTTCCGGTGTTAAAAAAATCACCAGTAATTCCATCCAGGATTATTCAAGTGTATTGGTAGAATTCAATACAGATGTGGATGTAAATATTGCGAAACAGAAAGTTAAAGATGCGGTAGATCAGGCGAAGAATGATTTACCGACAGACTTACCGGATGATCCGCAGGTAATTGAAGTAGACGTTTCTCAGGTTCCGATCATGGGTATCAACCTTTCGGGTGATTATGAATTAAGCAAACTTAAAAAGTATGCGGATGATATGCAGGATCAGATCGAATCGATGAGAGAGATCCGTCGTGTAGACATCATCGGAGCACCGGAGCGTGAGATTCAGATCAACGTGGATAAATACAAAATGGAAGCGGCGAATATTACATTTTCGGATATTGAGCGCGCTGTACAAAGCCAGAACTTAACGATCTCCGGCGGTACCATTAAAATGGATGGTATCAAACGAAACATTACTGTTACAGGTGAATTTGATGAGATGGATCAGATCAATAACCTCTTGATCTTATCACAGTCAGGCGCTAAAACATATCTGAAAGACATTCTTGAGAATGGTGGTGTAAAAGACACGTACAAAGAAGCAGAAAGCTTTGCCCGTTTGAATGGTAAGAACGTAATTACCCTGAACGTAATTAAACGCGGCGGGATGAACCTGATCGATGCTTCTGATAAAATTCAGGAATTGATTGCAAACCAGCAAAAGACAAAATTACCGGATGGTTTAAAAATAACGATCACCGGTGACCAGTCGGATGCAACACGTACAACCCTGCATGATCTGATCAATACGATCATCATTGGGTTTATCCTTGTAGTTATCATCTTAATGTTCTTCATGGGTACAACCAACGCCATCTTTGTTGGTTTGTCTGTACCATTATCCATGGCGATCGCATTCATTGTTCTGCCTACGATGGGCATCACGCTGAATATGATCGTACTCTTTGCCTTCCTGCTCGCACTCGGTATTGTGGTGGATGATGCGATTGTGGTTATAGAGAATACGCACCGTATCTATGAAAACGGAAAAGTTCCGATCAAGCAGGCTGCGAAACAAGCGGCAGGCGAGGTATTCATGCCGGTATTCTCCGGTACGATGACTACATTGGCTCCATTCGTTCCGTTGTTATTCTGGAAAGGGATCATTGGTAAGTTCATGTACTTCCTGCCTGTTACATTGATTGTAACCTTGCTTGCATCGTTATTGGTTGCATATATTATCAACCCGGTATTTGCGGTTGATTTCATGAAGCCGCACGCGCATGATGAAAGCCATAAAAAAATTACACGTGGTTATATCATTACGATGATTGTATTTGCTGTTATCGCTTTATTAGGTTATGCAGCAGGTTCATTCGGTTTTGGTAATTTTGTGGTTGTTCTTGCGCTTCTGTATTCATTAAATAAATTTGTACTCATAGATGTGATCCAGCATTTCCAGGACGATATCTGGCCGGGTGTACAAAATAAATATGAAAAAGTGCTTGAGTGGTGTCTGGTTGGTGCAAGACCTTTCCTATTGTTAGGTGGTATTGTTTTCATGTTTATCTTTTCAATTATCTTAACAGGTATTGTTAAACCTAAAGTGGTTTTCTTCCCGTCAAGTGATCCGAATTTTATTTACGCATACATCAATTTACCGATTGGTACGGATCAGTCTTATACAGATTCGATCTCTCAGGTAGTTGAAAACCGCATTTTTAAAGTCATTGGCCACGAGAACCCTATTGTATCTTCAGTCATTACGAACGTTGCGATCGGCGCGGGTGATGCAAATGAGATGGATTTAAGTACGGCTCCGCACAAAGCAAAAGTAACGGTTGCTTTTGTTGAGTTTGCACACCGTAAAGGTGAATCAACAGTACCTTATTTGGGCAAGATCCGTGAGGCTGTGAAAGGTATTCCCGGAACACAGATCATCGTTGATCAGGAACAAGGCGGTCCGCCAACGGGTAAGGAGATCAACATTGAAATTATTGGTGATGATTACGATGAATTGATTGAAGTTTCTGAAAAGTTAAAAAGAACGATTGATAATTCAGGTATCCAGGGAATTGAAGATCTGAAATCGGATGTTGTTAAAAACAAACCGGAAATTGTAATTGACATTGATAAAGAGAAAGCTAATGCAGAAGGTGTTTCTGTAGCCCAGATCGGTATGGAATTACGCTATGCAGTGTTTGGAAAAGATGTTTCTAAATTCCGTGATAAGGATGATGAATATGATATTGAATTGAGATACACATTCGGTCAGCGGACAAACATCGATGATCTGATGAATTCAAAAATTACGTTCCGTGATATGAACATGGGTGGCGCGATCCGCCAGATTCCTTTATCATCTATTGCGAAAGCGCGTTTTGACAATTCATATGGCGGTATCAAACGTAAAAATCAGCGTCGTATCGTAACGTTATCATCTAACGTATTATCCGGTGCCAATTCAAATGAAATCAATGCAGAGATCAAAAAACTGATCCCTGGCTTCAAGAAGCCGACAGAGGTATTGATTCAGTTAACAGGTGCACAGGAAGAACAGGCTGAAACAGGGGCATTCCTTGGAATGGCTATGCTGACTTCATTCATCATGATCTTATTCATTCTTGTAACACAATTCAACTCGATCAGTAAACCGTTGCTGATTATTTCTGAAATCGGATTCAGTGTTATTGGGGTATTGCTGGGGGTAGCTATTTTCGGAATGTCTATTTCGGTTGTAATGACTGGTGTTGGTATCATTGCACTCGCAGGTATTGTAGTTCGTAACGGTATTATCCTGGTTGAGTTCACCGATATTATCATGGAAGAAGGCCACGACCTGAAATACGCGATCGTTCACGCAGGTAAAGTGCGTATGACGCCGGTATTGCTTACGGCTACGGCAACCATTCTTGGTTTGATTCCATTAGCTGTAGGTCTGAATATCGACTTCGTACGGTTATTCGCAGAAGGTAATCCGCATATTTTCTTTGGTGGCGACAGCGTTGCATTCTGGGGCCCTCTGGCATGGACAATGATTCACGGGTTAGCTTTTGCTACGTTCTTAACATTGATCTTAGTACCGATCATGTACTATATCAACTACAAAGCCAGCAGAAAAATTAAAGGCTGGTTTGGCGTTAAGGTGGAGAAACTGTCGTAA
- a CDS encoding efflux RND transporter periplasmic adaptor subunit, producing MKNRTYTYLSLSLLAVAISCGAPDKKAELEKLKSEQTTLAEKIKTLEEEIKKTDTSAGAATKYIVVGFEQVKKKPFTHYLQIQGKIDSDKNVEISSSVGGSVDQVYVVKGQQVQKGALLAKTDGDQLMKGIQEVDKQLELLNQLYDKQKRLWDQQIGTEVQYLNAKNQKEAAESRKATLQEQYSKTSIRAPFSGVIDEVYTKEGQMLAPGMPAFRLVNTGDLKLVAAVSESYVSKVKVNQEAIVTFPDINKEIKTRVKVVGDVIDPTNRTFQVDLDLKQDKNLLKANMISYIKIKDYSNPAVIVIPVNLVQRNNDKNYVYVVDGNISAKRFITLGQYYDNSVEVLDGLKEGEKLITIGYQDLVEGQPIKFE from the coding sequence ATGAAAAACAGAACATATACATATTTAAGTTTAAGCTTGCTGGCAGTAGCCATTTCATGCGGTGCACCGGATAAAAAAGCTGAGTTGGAAAAATTGAAATCAGAACAGACTACGTTAGCTGAAAAGATAAAAACACTAGAAGAAGAAATTAAAAAAACGGATACATCGGCAGGAGCGGCAACAAAATATATTGTTGTAGGTTTTGAACAGGTGAAGAAAAAACCATTCACACATTATCTTCAGATTCAGGGTAAAATTGATTCAGATAAAAATGTTGAGATCAGTTCTTCTGTAGGTGGTTCTGTAGACCAGGTTTATGTTGTAAAAGGACAGCAGGTACAAAAGGGTGCATTGCTTGCTAAAACAGATGGCGATCAATTAATGAAAGGTATTCAGGAAGTAGACAAACAACTTGAACTCCTGAATCAGTTATATGATAAACAAAAACGGTTGTGGGATCAGCAGATCGGAACGGAAGTTCAGTATTTAAATGCGAAGAATCAGAAAGAAGCAGCAGAAAGCAGAAAAGCTACGTTACAGGAACAATATTCAAAAACATCCATTCGCGCACCGTTCTCAGGTGTAATTGACGAGGTGTATACGAAAGAAGGACAAATGTTAGCGCCCGGCATGCCTGCATTCAGATTGGTAAATACAGGTGATCTTAAATTAGTTGCTGCTGTTTCTGAATCTTATGTAAGTAAAGTGAAAGTAAATCAGGAAGCGATTGTTACGTTCCCGGACATCAATAAGGAAATCAAAACACGTGTGAAAGTAGTTGGTGATGTGATTGATCCGACAAACAGAACGTTCCAGGTTGATCTTGATCTGAAACAGGATAAAAATCTGCTGAAAGCAAATATGATTTCCTATATCAAGATCAAAGATTATTCAAATCCAGCTGTGATTGTAATTCCTGTAAATCTTGTACAGCGCAACAACGACAAAAATTATGTATATGTTGTTGACGGAAATATTTCTGCAAAGCGTTTCATAACACTTGGACAGTATTATGATAACTCTGTAGAGGTATTAGACGGTTTGAAAGAAGGTGAAAAATTGATCACGATCGGGTATCAGGACTTAGTAGAAGGCCAGCCAATTAAATTTGAATAA
- a CDS encoding TolC family protein, producing the protein MKKLSILSLLVAMIFYHGAQAQQDSVFTLDECINYAFTNQADVKNASLDQQISKNKVNETRAYGLPQINFEGSSMYNVALQPMFMTNETANQFINGGAPLPPGVDPNGTRVIPNLFQLKASNTATLNASQIIFDGSYLVGLKASKTYNELATKSMTQTKIETTDKITKGFYLVLINEQRMKLLDANIARIDTSLKQLKEVNKSGFAEGLDVNRLEVTSNNLKTDRLNVQNQLILTYALLKYQMSYPVNQELKLSGTLDELVARLNTVSNPSTGAFDYNTRIEYSLLKTQKRLEELNYKNTRALSYPKLVAFGTAGIINMNNDYMKLYSTKYYGYGFVGAKLTVPIFTGGNHYYQQQGAKLKVKKVENNMELMEDAIDLQVQQTKIILDNNLENIKSQKRNLELAEQVIKQTKIKYDEGVGSNLEVVDAENSFKNAQTNYYDAVYNALVSLIDYQKATGSLFTE; encoded by the coding sequence ATGAAGAAGCTATCAATTTTATCTTTACTCGTCGCCATGATTTTTTATCATGGTGCGCAGGCACAGCAGGACTCCGTTTTTACACTGGATGAATGCATCAATTATGCCTTTACAAATCAGGCAGATGTTAAAAATGCCTCACTGGACCAGCAGATTTCAAAGAACAAAGTGAATGAAACACGGGCCTATGGTTTGCCTCAGATTAATTTTGAAGGGAGCAGCATGTATAATGTTGCGTTGCAGCCAATGTTCATGACAAATGAAACGGCTAATCAATTTATCAATGGAGGCGCGCCTTTACCGCCAGGGGTTGATCCGAATGGTACGCGTGTTATCCCGAATCTGTTTCAGTTGAAAGCGTCAAATACAGCAACACTGAATGCTTCTCAGATTATATTTGACGGTTCTTATCTCGTTGGATTAAAAGCTTCAAAAACATATAACGAGCTTGCAACAAAATCCATGACACAAACAAAAATTGAGACGACAGATAAAATAACGAAAGGATTTTACCTGGTTTTAATTAATGAACAACGTATGAAATTGCTGGATGCTAATATTGCGCGTATTGATACTTCGTTAAAACAATTGAAAGAAGTAAATAAAAGCGGTTTTGCCGAAGGTCTTGATGTTAACCGTCTGGAAGTAACTTCAAACAATTTAAAAACAGATCGTCTGAATGTTCAGAACCAATTGATTCTTACCTATGCATTGTTGAAATACCAGATGAGCTATCCGGTAAATCAGGAATTGAAATTGAGCGGTACACTGGATGAATTAGTGGCACGTTTAAATACAGTAAGCAATCCTTCTACCGGTGCCTTTGATTACAATACGCGTATCGAATATTCTTTATTGAAAACGCAGAAAAGGCTGGAAGAATTGAATTATAAAAATACACGGGCGCTTAGCTATCCGAAACTGGTTGCTTTTGGTACAGCCGGAATTATAAACATGAATAACGACTATATGAAATTATATTCAACCAAATATTATGGATATGGGTTTGTAGGCGCAAAACTTACCGTGCCGATCTTTACAGGTGGTAATCACTATTACCAGCAGCAGGGGGCTAAACTTAAAGTAAAGAAGGTTGAAAATAACATGGAACTTATGGAAGACGCGATTGATCTTCAGGTACAGCAGACAAAGATTATACTGGATAACAACCTGGAAAATATCAAATCGCAGAAACGCAATTTAGAATTAGCTGAGCAGGTGATTAAACAAACAAAAATCAAATACGATGAAGGCGTTGGATCAAACCTGGAAGTAGTTGATGCAGAGAATTCATTTAAAAACGCACAGACAAATTATTACGATGCGGTATACAATGCACTCGTTTCATTAATTGATTATCAAAAAGCAACAGGATCATTATTTACAGAATAA
- a CDS encoding TetR/AcrR family transcriptional regulator, with protein sequence MKNRIISGAESLFLAYGVKSITMDEVAKKLGVSKKTIYQHVSDKDELVTLAVKLSMESQESQVDVIHATAKDPIDEVLKLSEYMRGLFSNMNPFLLMEIQRYYPKAYENYLSFKEKCIINSMSENLKWGITMGYYRTQINIDILSRLRMEQVEWGFNPRIFKEGKYFSDVQIQLLEHFLYGICTLKGHKLINKYKQIQEEE encoded by the coding sequence ATGAAAAATAGAATTATTTCAGGAGCGGAATCTTTATTCCTGGCTTATGGAGTAAAATCTATCACGATGGATGAAGTAGCTAAAAAACTGGGTGTTTCTAAAAAAACGATTTATCAGCATGTTTCTGATAAAGATGAATTAGTAACATTAGCGGTAAAACTAAGCATGGAAAGTCAGGAATCTCAGGTAGATGTGATCCATGCAACAGCGAAGGATCCGATTGATGAGGTATTGAAATTATCGGAATATATGCGTGGATTGTTTTCAAATATGAATCCGTTTTTGTTAATGGAGATTCAGCGCTATTATCCGAAAGCCTATGAAAACTATCTGAGCTTTAAAGAAAAATGCATCATTAATTCGATGTCAGAAAATTTGAAGTGGGGAATAACGATGGGTTATTACAGAACACAGATCAATATTGATATTTTATCCCGCCTGCGGATGGAGCAGGTAGAATGGGGGTTTAACCCGCGGATATTTAAAGAAGGCAAATATTTCTCAGATGTTCAGATTCAATTGTTAGAGCATTTTCTATACGGGATCTGTACACTGAAAGGACATAAGCTTATTAATAAATACAAACAGATACAGGAAGAAGAATAA
- a CDS encoding gliding motility-associated C-terminal domain-containing protein, whose product MDKLLLRLLFFLVTALFFQFNGYATHIVGGDIFIRWTGTDNRYQIILNKYVNERGYYQEIYGPDAIETVTLEFSNGNNTTVIRTEYLALISNTLLVNNNNYCVNSTIVKTSLQVYQSVVTLNEFNSYDACKVRWVQCCRSSDITNIAKLYSSSSNSYSQEQEIFLFTTKYEGKIKNTTPFFKRLNNEYFCLDALNTFDMSAADAEGDSLVYSLVSPQESNGRNVQWLSGYSGNSPVPGTVPMRIDKHTGQMIFNPSQSGTFLFGIRVFEYRNNILLSEVRKDFQFNVQSCAPNNKPVIDFGNTPLHTGAVIEVPVKGESCIPIYITDVDASQFGRSEFINVRTTSDFPSGKWNFINQLTLNPVDDTIVSNLCINPCLMEQLKATTDFNFHIIINDIRCPAQYDTLDFIVKVLVPQNAVPEVFISPSLNPQVVRVDSLLTFDVFGADADPADVLSLTIQNAQRSMNFQNVFDSTSTIRSTFSWIPNCNDLYPGIYDIYFLINDNSCIYGHADTVQQRIVVFENEVSFAGMEITNLVTPNGDGLNDFYQVRDIPVGNCSKYFKGIEIYNRWGSRVYYSQDRFFQWFPKESDGIYYYSIDLNDEVKKGWIQVTR is encoded by the coding sequence ATGGATAAATTGTTGTTGAGGTTACTATTCTTCCTGGTAACGGCATTGTTTTTTCAGTTCAATGGCTACGCTACACACATCGTTGGAGGGGATATTTTTATCCGATGGACAGGAACAGATAATCGTTACCAGATCATATTAAATAAATATGTAAATGAAAGAGGTTATTATCAGGAAATTTATGGTCCGGACGCTATTGAAACAGTTACGCTTGAATTTTCAAATGGTAATAATACTACAGTTATCCGCACAGAATATCTAGCGTTGATATCGAATACACTTCTGGTCAATAACAATAATTATTGTGTCAATTCAACTATTGTTAAAACAAGTTTACAGGTGTATCAGAGTGTTGTAACCCTGAATGAATTTAATTCCTATGATGCATGTAAAGTAAGGTGGGTGCAGTGCTGCAGAAGTTCGGATATTACAAATATTGCCAAATTGTATAGTAGCAGTAGCAATAGTTATAGTCAAGAACAGGAGATATTTTTATTTACAACAAAATACGAAGGGAAAATAAAAAACACAACGCCATTTTTCAAACGCTTAAATAACGAATATTTTTGTCTGGATGCACTCAATACATTTGATATGAGCGCAGCAGATGCAGAAGGAGATAGTCTGGTATATAGTTTAGTTTCACCACAGGAATCAAACGGCCGCAACGTACAATGGCTTAGCGGATACAGCGGCAACAGCCCCGTTCCGGGAACGGTTCCTATGCGTATTGACAAACATACCGGGCAAATGATATTTAATCCTTCGCAGTCTGGTACATTTCTTTTTGGCATCAGAGTATTCGAATACAGAAATAACATATTGCTGAGTGAAGTACGTAAAGATTTTCAGTTTAATGTGCAGTCATGCGCTCCAAATAATAAACCTGTTATTGATTTTGGAAACACCCCACTTCATACAGGCGCTGTTATTGAAGTACCGGTCAAAGGTGAAAGCTGTATCCCCATTTACATAACAGATGTTGATGCATCACAATTCGGCAGGAGTGAATTTATCAATGTAAGAACGACAAGTGATTTTCCGTCAGGAAAATGGAATTTTATCAATCAATTAACATTGAATCCGGTTGATGATACCATTGTTTCGAACCTGTGCATCAATCCCTGTTTGATGGAGCAACTCAAAGCAACAACAGATTTTAACTTTCATATTATTATTAATGATATACGCTGCCCGGCACAATATGATACGCTCGATTTTATAGTAAAAGTGCTTGTGCCGCAAAATGCAGTACCTGAAGTTTTCATTTCTCCATCGCTTAATCCGCAGGTGGTGCGCGTTGATTCACTGCTTACGTTTGATGTGTTTGGTGCAGATGCAGATCCTGCAGATGTATTATCCCTTACCATACAGAATGCACAACGCAGCATGAATTTTCAAAATGTTTTTGACAGTACTTCTACGATCCGTTCAACGTTTAGCTGGATACCCAACTGCAATGACCTGTACCCGGGTATATATGATATTTATTTTTTAATAAACGATAACAGCTGTATTTATGGACACGCAGATACGGTGCAGCAACGCATTGTTGTATTCGAAAATGAAGTTTCCTTTGCTGGAATGGAGATTACAAATTTGGTAACACCAAACGGAGACGGGTTAAATGATTTTTACCAGGTGCGTGACATTCCCGTTGGCAACTGTTCAAAATATTTCAAAGGCATAGAAATATACAACCGCTGGGGATCACGTGTATACTATAGTCAGGATAGGTTTTTTCAATGGTTTCCCAAGGAAAGTGATGGTATCTACTATTATTCCATTGATCTGAATGATGAAGTAAAAAAAGGATGGATCCAAGTTACCCGGTAG
- the rlmD gene encoding 23S rRNA (uracil(1939)-C(5))-methyltransferase RlmD → MLERGQILESVAIEELGAEGKCVSRYNNIVIFSERTVPGDVVDLKVTHFKKKKFGEANVYKIITPSEHRVEAKCQHFGLCGGCKLQHIDYSTQLHFKQKQVKDNLERLGKIEIPEIMPIVGSGKTYEYRNKLDFTFSNKRWLLEEEMSLEHDTLYGLGFHLPGKFDRVIDISTCHLQPEPSNSIRLEVKAYALKHGLTFYNVRAHEGLMRNLIIRTTNTHEVMVLVQFGEDNKPAIQGLLSHLITTFPQITSLVYFINTKKNDTYSDLDVHVFHGPGYIQEEMEGLIFRVGPKSFYQTNSDQAYELYKVTRDFAGLTGNEVVYDLYTGTGTIANFVAKKAKQVIGIEYVADAIEDAKVNSKINNIDNTLFYAGDMKDVLNKEFIAQHQRPDVIITDPPRAGMHEDVINTLLFIGAPKIVYVSCNPATQARDLSMLDSDYEVSRIQPVDMFPHTAHVENVVLLTKRAVKKIIQKPVSEPA, encoded by the coding sequence ATGTTAGAAAGAGGTCAAATATTAGAATCTGTAGCGATTGAAGAATTAGGCGCAGAAGGTAAATGTGTAAGCAGATACAACAACATTGTTATTTTTTCGGAAAGAACAGTTCCGGGAGATGTTGTAGATTTAAAAGTAACACATTTTAAAAAGAAGAAATTCGGAGAAGCCAACGTTTATAAAATCATTACACCATCGGAACATCGTGTAGAAGCTAAATGCCAGCACTTTGGATTATGCGGAGGCTGTAAATTACAACACATCGATTACAGTACGCAATTACATTTCAAACAGAAACAGGTAAAAGACAACCTCGAACGGTTGGGTAAAATTGAGATACCGGAGATCATGCCGATTGTAGGTTCAGGCAAAACATATGAATACCGTAACAAGCTTGATTTTACCTTCTCTAACAAACGCTGGCTGCTGGAAGAAGAAATGAGCCTTGAACATGATACTCTGTATGGATTAGGGTTTCACCTTCCGGGAAAATTTGACCGGGTGATTGATATTTCAACATGCCACCTGCAGCCTGAACCCTCTAATTCAATCCGCCTGGAAGTAAAAGCATATGCATTAAAACATGGACTAACCTTTTATAATGTCCGTGCACACGAAGGGTTGATGCGTAATCTGATCATCCGTACCACAAACACACATGAAGTTATGGTATTGGTGCAGTTTGGAGAAGATAACAAACCAGCCATTCAGGGATTACTTTCACATCTGATCACTACATTCCCCCAGATCACTTCGCTGGTATATTTTATCAATACAAAAAAGAATGATACCTATTCCGATCTGGATGTGCATGTCTTCCACGGTCCTGGCTACATACAGGAAGAAATGGAAGGATTGATCTTCCGTGTCGGACCAAAATCTTTTTACCAGACAAACTCTGATCAGGCATACGAATTATATAAAGTAACGCGCGACTTTGCCGGATTAACGGGCAATGAAGTGGTATACGATTTATATACCGGTACAGGAACCATTGCAAATTTTGTTGCAAAAAAAGCGAAACAGGTTATCGGCATTGAATATGTTGCCGATGCAATCGAAGATGCAAAAGTAAATTCGAAGATAAACAACATCGATAACACGTTGTTTTATGCGGGTGACATGAAAGATGTCTTAAATAAAGAATTCATTGCGCAGCATCAGCGCCCGGATGTGATCATTACAGATCCGCCGAGAGCAGGCATGCATGAAGACGTAATCAATACCTTGTTATTTATCGGTGCCCCAAAAATTGTTTATGTAAGCTGTAACCCGGCAACACAGGCGCGCGACTTATCGATGCTTGATTCGGATTATGAAGTAAGCAGGATCCAGCCGGTAGATATGTTTCCGCATACAGCGCATGTGGAAAATGTTGTGCTGCTGACAAAAAGAGCGGTTAAAAAAATTATCCAGAAGCCTGTTAGTGAGCCGGCATAA
- the thiL gene encoding thiamine-phosphate kinase, whose translation MDSSKRTELSEIGEFGLIDRLKEFLPAKSDKVIKSIGDDAAVIRTDENVFQFISTDLLMEGVHFDLAYTPLKHLGYKSVAVNVSDIAAMNGTASHIVVGIALSNRFSVEAIEELYTGMKLACDAYSIDLVGGDTTSSRSGLGISVTVVGEGREEEVAYRSGAQVNDLICVTGDLGAAFMGLQVLEREKQVYLANPEMQPELLDKEYIVQRQLRPEARVDVIKSFKTLGLKPNAMIDVSDGLASELLHICKESNVGAYIYEDKLPIDPMTFDTAREFELDPLTIMLNGGEDYELLFTIPQADYEKVRNHPDISVIGYIKSADEGVNIYTKGDHLVPVTAQGWNHFKA comes from the coding sequence ATGGACAGCTCAAAACGTACAGAATTATCTGAAATTGGCGAATTTGGCCTTATTGACCGATTAAAGGAGTTTTTACCCGCAAAATCGGATAAAGTAATTAAGTCTATCGGCGATGATGCAGCTGTAATAAGAACCGATGAAAATGTATTTCAGTTCATTTCTACCGATTTATTGATGGAAGGCGTGCATTTTGACCTTGCTTATACACCGTTAAAACATTTAGGCTACAAATCAGTAGCGGTGAATGTTTCTGACATAGCAGCGATGAATGGTACTGCATCTCATATTGTAGTGGGAATTGCTTTGAGTAACCGTTTTTCTGTAGAAGCTATTGAAGAATTATATACAGGTATGAAACTGGCCTGTGATGCTTATTCCATTGATCTGGTTGGCGGCGATACTACATCCAGCAGAAGTGGCTTGGGTATTTCTGTTACTGTTGTGGGTGAAGGCAGGGAAGAAGAAGTTGCGTACAGAAGCGGTGCGCAGGTGAATGATCTGATCTGCGTAACAGGCGATCTGGGAGCAGCGTTTATGGGGCTTCAGGTGTTGGAAAGGGAAAAGCAGGTATATCTGGCTAACCCCGAGATGCAGCCTGAATTGCTGGATAAGGAATATATTGTACAGCGCCAGTTACGGCCGGAGGCACGTGTTGATGTTATTAAAAGTTTTAAAACGTTAGGGTTAAAACCAAATGCCATGATTGATGTGTCGGATGGTTTAGCTTCTGAACTGCTGCATATCTGCAAAGAATCAAACGTAGGCGCCTATATCTACGAAGATAAATTGCCCATTGATCCGATGACTTTTGATACCGCACGGGAGTTTGAACTGGACCCGCTAACAATCATGCTGAACGGAGGCGAAGACTATGAATTGCTGTTCACGATTCCGCAGGCGGATTATGAAAAAGTCAGAAACCATCCGGATATTTCTGTGATCGGTTATATAAAATCAGCAGATGAAGGTGTTAATATTTATACCAAGGGAGATCATTTAGTACCCGTAACGGCACAGGGCTGGAATCACTTTAAGGCTTAA